A stretch of the Teretinema zuelzerae genome encodes the following:
- a CDS encoding RnfABCDGE type electron transport complex subunit D → MKKSPWIVTPSPFILVRNTVDNMNLTTLLCLLPHVMMILIDRDFAALLIAAVSVTASLLSEVFLSFTVRRKVYDPLAVLLAGLLSGLLLPSVMPPLIAFGSVFIGMCISRVLFGGNGSYWMHPVAVAIGIAWISRPDVFPGQLVSIEGVRGVGSFFEALKLDNFAVLPQDAIITSQLNTGFLSHLGIKLPEGYITLFWNSPSTIPAFRYNVFTLISSIFLIAMRNIDAIVPSVFILTYAAAVRVLSLVPITAAFMGGDILFSLLTGGILFIAFFLAGDYSVNPRTLQAKIVMGIISGATAFLVCGPGGTPVGGIFTLLAMNSIAPFIEKIESRRFVDRSKTR, encoded by the coding sequence ATGAAAAAATCGCCATGGATAGTGACGCCCTCTCCTTTTATTCTCGTTCGAAATACGGTAGACAACATGAATTTGACGACGCTTCTGTGTCTTCTCCCTCATGTCATGATGATTCTTATCGATCGAGACTTCGCGGCTCTTCTGATTGCAGCGGTTTCTGTAACTGCCTCGCTATTATCCGAAGTTTTTCTCTCTTTTACCGTCCGAAGGAAAGTCTATGATCCGTTGGCGGTGCTTTTGGCTGGATTGCTTTCAGGCCTTCTTTTACCTTCCGTAATGCCGCCTTTAATCGCCTTCGGCTCGGTTTTTATCGGAATGTGCATATCGCGGGTTCTTTTCGGCGGAAACGGTTCGTATTGGATGCATCCCGTAGCGGTTGCGATCGGCATCGCATGGATAAGCAGACCCGATGTATTTCCCGGACAGTTGGTGTCCATCGAGGGAGTTCGCGGAGTCGGCTCCTTTTTCGAAGCCTTGAAGCTCGATAATTTCGCGGTTTTGCCTCAAGACGCGATAATCACATCCCAATTGAATACAGGATTCCTGTCGCATTTGGGCATTAAACTTCCAGAAGGATACATCACCCTTTTTTGGAATTCTCCTTCGACTATCCCTGCATTCAGATATAATGTGTTCACCCTTATCAGTTCCATTTTTTTGATTGCGATGAGAAACATCGATGCGATCGTTCCCTCTGTTTTTATTCTGACTTACGCTGCCGCTGTTCGCGTCTTGTCTTTGGTTCCGATAACAGCGGCATTCATGGGCGGAGATATATTATTCAGCCTTTTAACCGGCGGAATTTTATTCATCGCTTTTTTTCTCGCAGGCGATTATTCTGTGAATCCGAGGACGCTGCAGGCGAAAATAGTCATGGGAATCATCTCAGGTGCAACCGCTTTTCTTGTATGCGGTCCCGGGGGCACGCCGGTAGGAGGCATATTCACGTTGCTGGCGATGAATTCAATCGCTCCTTTCATCGAAAAAATTGAAAGCAGGCGCTTTGTCGACAGGAGCAAAACCCGATGA
- a CDS encoding 4Fe-4S dicluster domain-containing protein: MMQNIPFLRGGEKIWFETPEVSFSGNAFLPVTAIVPVRQHAGSDARPLIRAGDRVREGQLIARSQDQASSNIHAPIPGILHSWKETSLPDGTLGLAAVIHLSGSFDILGRKEEHYPWQSSPVSEIFRLLEDRGAVNTVYGGAPLVPQMRALKQEPTRALILRAFDEDPTTMLDTLLWNSFQDHVLIGAAIIAKALEAKTTCILHHDKQWTVASPTSLEQLFPVSDVIPVKAAKKYPGGNIHRIFNILDSLKESIPSNRIVIDPSTALSVYDIIVKNQPIVQQRILVTGPAVQRTSFFTTRIGTTIGDVIEECGGFKSEPGRIIINGLLSGISIHDLDTPITKSVKSVHLLDHDASPDQKTKECIHCGLCLRVCPANLDPMKLAAGIRKNNESRELIESCERCQHCGCCAMVCPSRIPLHHIIREASFMVKESAE; the protein is encoded by the coding sequence ATGATGCAAAACATACCCTTTCTCCGCGGAGGGGAAAAAATCTGGTTTGAAACGCCTGAAGTTTCTTTCAGCGGAAACGCATTTCTCCCTGTTACTGCGATTGTTCCTGTACGACAGCATGCGGGCTCAGACGCCAGACCCCTTATACGCGCAGGAGATCGGGTGAGGGAAGGGCAGCTCATCGCTCGGTCTCAGGACCAAGCTTCCTCGAATATTCACGCGCCGATTCCCGGAATACTCCATTCATGGAAAGAAACGTCTTTGCCCGACGGAACTCTCGGATTGGCGGCGGTAATTCATCTTTCAGGATCATTTGATATTCTGGGACGAAAAGAGGAACACTATCCATGGCAGTCATCGCCCGTATCGGAAATTTTCAGGCTGCTGGAAGACAGGGGCGCTGTTAATACCGTCTACGGGGGAGCCCCGCTTGTTCCTCAAATGCGCGCCCTTAAACAAGAACCCACGCGAGCGCTTATACTGCGGGCGTTCGACGAAGATCCGACTACGATGTTGGATACCCTTCTGTGGAACTCGTTTCAAGACCATGTGTTAATCGGCGCGGCCATTATCGCTAAAGCACTCGAAGCGAAAACGACGTGCATCCTGCATCATGACAAGCAATGGACTGTCGCATCGCCTACCTCGTTGGAGCAGCTTTTCCCTGTTTCTGACGTTATTCCGGTTAAAGCCGCAAAAAAATATCCAGGCGGAAACATTCACAGAATTTTCAATATACTGGATTCATTGAAAGAATCGATACCATCGAACAGGATCGTAATAGATCCATCTACCGCATTATCGGTATACGATATTATCGTAAAAAATCAGCCCATCGTACAGCAGCGGATTCTGGTAACCGGCCCGGCAGTACAGCGCACGTCCTTTTTTACAACCCGCATCGGAACCACTATCGGCGACGTTATAGAAGAATGCGGAGGTTTTAAAAGCGAGCCCGGCAGAATCATTATTAACGGCCTTTTGTCCGGTATATCGATACACGACCTGGATACTCCCATAACAAAGTCGGTAAAATCCGTTCATTTACTGGATCATGACGCCAGTCCGGATCAAAAAACCAAGGAGTGCATCCACTGCGGGCTTTGCCTTCGCGTGTGCCCTGCGAATCTTGATCCGATGAAGCTGGCTGCGGGAATCCGCAAAAACAATGAGTCCCGCGAATTAATCGAATCTTGCGAACGCTGCCAACATTGCGGCTGCTGCGCGATGGTGTGTCCTTCCCGAATACCGCTCCATCATATAATCAGGGAAGCTTCTTTTATGGTTAAGGAATCCGCAGAATGA
- a CDS encoding divergent PAP2 family protein, with amino-acid sequence MDQKVMQQVQTLIHNPIFLAAVSSWIISQFIKTLITLLTNEVRSAKELIELLFWKTGGMPSSHSALVSSVSTAIGFKCGAGSDLFIFSCCFALVVIRDAVGVRRSSGQQARALNELGTKVATRFRYQFKPVKEIQGHRPMEVLAGILLGFFIGVAFSVL; translated from the coding sequence ATGGATCAAAAGGTGATGCAACAGGTACAGACTCTCATCCACAACCCCATTTTCTTGGCGGCTGTTTCCAGCTGGATCATAAGTCAATTTATAAAAACGCTCATAACGCTCCTCACGAACGAAGTCAGATCAGCGAAAGAACTCATCGAGCTGTTGTTTTGGAAAACCGGCGGCATGCCCTCCAGCCACTCGGCCTTAGTGTCTTCAGTTTCAACGGCAATCGGTTTTAAATGCGGTGCCGGTTCGGATCTTTTTATTTTTTCCTGTTGCTTCGCTCTCGTCGTCATCCGCGACGCAGTAGGCGTCCGCAGATCAAGCGGACAACAGGCGAGAGCCTTGAACGAACTTGGAACGAAGGTAGCTACCAGGTTCCGGTATCAATTCAAGCCGGTTAAGGAGATTCAGGGGCACAGACCGATGGAAGTGTTGGCCGGCATTCTGCTCGGCTTTTTCATCGGGGTAGCCTTCTCAGTCCTTTAA
- a CDS encoding pseudouridine synthase, which produces MEFQHFTTTSDDEGRRLDRVIKRMLPSSSLSALYRLIRKGLIRVDAARCNPDTVVHVGNDITIAVIDETLSDLRRTASDFQDPTMPQTGDDRSPCPFPVLFENSDLLFINKPSGVPVHGDGGLDRLIGQAESASRSLSFRSGPLHRLDKETSGVIAFSRSLHGAQWFSEGMQTHAFNKLYLGIVEGRLEEPERWEDRDEYGRPMITRILPISDGSGSLRNISLILYRIETGRKHQIRIQSSLRGYPLLGDARYGSKKGGPYYLHAGCLKFPEDRLEGLPPEITAPLPERFISLLRKDFPENVLALVQSKAVYCSENEELQ; this is translated from the coding sequence ATGGAATTTCAGCATTTTACCACAACCAGCGACGACGAAGGAAGACGGCTTGACCGCGTTATAAAGCGGATGCTGCCGTCTTCATCGCTTTCAGCCCTCTATCGGTTAATAAGAAAGGGCTTGATCCGGGTAGATGCGGCCCGCTGCAATCCCGATACTGTTGTGCATGTCGGTAACGACATAACCATAGCGGTCATAGATGAAACCCTGTCCGATCTTCGCCGAACGGCATCTGATTTCCAGGATCCCACGATGCCGCAAACAGGCGATGATAGGTCGCCCTGCCCGTTTCCGGTACTCTTTGAAAATTCAGATCTTCTTTTTATTAATAAGCCCTCGGGAGTCCCTGTTCACGGCGACGGCGGATTGGACAGATTGATCGGACAGGCAGAGTCTGCCTCAAGATCCCTCTCGTTCCGTTCTGGCCCCTTGCACCGCCTCGACAAGGAAACAAGCGGAGTAATCGCATTTTCGCGCTCGCTGCATGGGGCTCAATGGTTTTCAGAAGGCATGCAGACACATGCCTTTAACAAACTCTATCTCGGAATCGTAGAAGGCCGTCTGGAGGAACCGGAGAGATGGGAAGACAGGGATGAATACGGCCGTCCGATGATTACCCGAATACTGCCGATTTCGGATGGGTCAGGGAGCCTGAGAAATATCTCTTTGATTCTCTACCGGATTGAAACCGGACGAAAGCATCAGATACGCATTCAGTCTTCGTTACGGGGCTATCCGCTTCTGGGAGACGCTCGCTACGGATCAAAAAAGGGCGGGCCGTATTATCTGCATGCTGGATGCCTGAAATTCCCCGAAGACCGCTTGGAGGGTTTGCCCCCGGAAATAACCGCACCCCTTCCCGAACGGTTTATCTCTCTGCTTCGTAAAGACTTTCCGGAAAATGTGCTTGCGTTGGTGCAGAGCAAAGCCGTATACTGTAGCGAGAATGAAGAGCTTCAGTGA
- a CDS encoding tetratricopeptide repeat protein has translation MNIKRVMLITLFSAVVSCGFAQATLLHTDGIYQFEYPETFDGIEEVSRAFTSFHRYYSDFFRFADQSGTSLLRVVILPDRDSFETYIQNRIGERRSGFLFLKYAKKELSELVLYPSLSASGETLRGFDAFAGPVLLRQLYLQYLYAHVSEPPLWVRDGFQACFETLNWDSQTGAVRETSGEPWLESAKSLYADSQKRLPASAILSAVTGSYEAVRFYPQAWAFATFLKTTENPEYQRFLYETFIILGNNGRYNDSSLQENTDSVKIRFVRFFDVAEADENFAVWLSGKYTFNELIQFGVTLYNSGEYAAAGKRLREAALIRPQDPLVSYYLGLVAYSEKNYEEARTRYIQAQQFGAEASTVLWALALNAWSSGDMAEAKKHLLSVKETNPGKYGERADKLLQSIPSP, from the coding sequence ATGAACATAAAACGCGTCATGCTTATAACGCTGTTTAGCGCGGTTGTGTCCTGTGGATTCGCACAAGCGACGCTGCTTCACACAGACGGAATATATCAGTTCGAGTATCCGGAAACCTTCGACGGGATCGAAGAAGTTTCCCGTGCATTTACGTCTTTCCATCGATATTATTCCGATTTTTTCAGATTCGCAGATCAAAGCGGGACGTCCTTATTGCGCGTCGTGATTTTGCCTGACCGCGATTCATTCGAAACCTACATTCAAAACAGAATCGGAGAACGGAGAAGCGGCTTTTTATTCCTGAAATACGCCAAAAAAGAGCTTTCGGAATTGGTGTTGTATCCTTCCCTTTCGGCTTCAGGTGAAACGCTCCGGGGTTTTGACGCGTTCGCCGGGCCTGTCCTGCTGCGCCAGCTGTACCTGCAGTATCTATACGCTCACGTTTCAGAACCGCCTCTGTGGGTTCGAGACGGGTTTCAGGCCTGTTTTGAAACGTTGAACTGGGATTCGCAAACCGGTGCCGTAAGAGAAACGAGCGGGGAACCATGGCTTGAGTCTGCAAAAAGCTTGTATGCCGACTCCCAGAAACGGCTCCCTGCATCCGCCATCCTTTCGGCAGTCACCGGTTCATACGAAGCAGTCCGCTTTTACCCCCAGGCATGGGCTTTCGCTACATTTTTGAAGACAACCGAGAATCCCGAATATCAAAGATTTCTCTATGAAACCTTCATTATACTCGGAAACAATGGACGGTATAACGATTCGAGCCTCCAGGAGAACACCGATTCGGTGAAGATCCGCTTCGTTCGTTTTTTCGACGTTGCGGAAGCGGATGAAAATTTCGCCGTGTGGCTATCGGGAAAATATACTTTTAATGAATTGATTCAATTCGGCGTTACTTTATACAACTCTGGAGAGTACGCGGCTGCAGGCAAACGCCTCAGGGAAGCCGCTCTGATCCGTCCGCAGGATCCTCTTGTTTCGTATTACCTGGGCTTGGTCGCGTATTCGGAGAAGAATTATGAAGAAGCCCGGACCCGGTATATTCAGGCCCAGCAGTTCGGGGCGGAAGCGTCGACAGTGCTCTGGGCCCTCGCTCTCAACGCGTGGAGTTCAGGCGATATGGCCGAAGCGAAAAAGCACCTGCTCTCCGTGAAGGAAACCAACCCCGGCAAATACGGGGAACGAGCGGATAAGCTTCTTCAGTCGATTCCTTCGCCCTGA
- the pcnB gene encoding polynucleotide adenylyltransferase PcnB produces the protein MLTRYSPDSRGKAVRKALIYTKNEHAIRRELIDPEAVRIVSHLRNYGYEGYLVGGAVRDLLIGKTPKDFDIVTNAEPAKIKRLFRNSRIIGKRFRLVHIFFGEKIFEVSTFRSLADGTTGNSFGTMDEDVQRRDFTMNALYYDPLKEQLIDYVGGVKDIRNRILKPVIPLKIIFKDDPVRMLRAVKYSVSTGCRIPFSLRFTLNKSAPLLQPVSPSRLTEEIIKIVNSGNAHGIVENAIRYGLFMYLQPAAASMIDGSAGFSRNYASSLEQLDLMVAKGEDCRLGRKLVFLIKDLVQIIADWNGPPSEVYNKVYHECRRYIMPMNPPRIELEFAVRFCLKEGGLHVRMPKPRDKKGPEGDRNRPRGDAGPDEGREGKPAPRRRRRRKPESV, from the coding sequence ATGTTAACCAGATATAGCCCCGATTCGCGGGGCAAGGCAGTGCGTAAAGCCCTGATCTACACAAAAAACGAGCATGCAATACGCCGCGAGCTGATCGATCCCGAAGCAGTGCGGATCGTCAGCCATCTGCGTAATTACGGATACGAAGGGTACCTGGTCGGCGGCGCCGTCAGGGATTTGCTCATTGGCAAAACCCCGAAAGACTTCGATATCGTAACAAATGCCGAGCCGGCAAAAATCAAGCGCCTGTTCAGGAATTCCCGCATCATCGGGAAACGCTTCAGGCTGGTGCATATTTTCTTCGGCGAAAAAATCTTCGAGGTTTCTACTTTCCGTTCGTTGGCCGACGGCACGACCGGAAACAGTTTCGGCACGATGGATGAAGACGTTCAGCGAAGAGATTTTACCATGAACGCCTTGTACTACGATCCCCTGAAAGAACAGTTGATCGACTATGTCGGCGGAGTGAAAGATATCCGAAACAGGATACTGAAGCCGGTCATTCCTTTAAAAATAATTTTCAAGGATGATCCGGTGCGAATGCTCCGCGCAGTAAAATACTCGGTGAGCACCGGATGCAGGATTCCTTTTTCACTCCGTTTCACTCTTAACAAATCCGCGCCGTTGTTGCAGCCGGTATCGCCCTCCCGCCTGACGGAAGAAATAATCAAGATAGTCAATTCAGGAAACGCGCACGGCATCGTAGAAAACGCGATACGATACGGACTTTTTATGTATCTTCAGCCTGCTGCCGCGAGCATGATCGACGGAAGTGCGGGATTTTCGCGGAATTACGCCTCGAGCCTTGAACAACTCGACCTTATGGTCGCGAAAGGCGAGGATTGCCGTCTCGGAAGAAAACTCGTGTTCCTGATCAAAGATCTCGTGCAAATCATTGCCGATTGGAACGGACCGCCTTCCGAGGTGTATAACAAAGTCTATCATGAATGCAGACGCTACATTATGCCGATGAATCCGCCGCGCATCGAATTGGAATTCGCCGTGAGATTTTGCCTGAAGGAAGGCGGTTTGCATGTGCGCATGCCGAAACCGCGCGATAAAAAGGGTCCCGAGGGCGACAGAAACAGGCCCCGCGGGGACGCCGGTCCCGACGAGGGCAGAGAAGGCAAACCTGCTCCGCGCAGGCGGAGAAGAAGAAAACCTGAAAGCGTATAG
- a CDS encoding alpha/beta fold hydrolase, which translates to MTAETFFLTASDGEKIAVHRWAPDKPVRTVLQISHGMAEFAMRYDQFAREAAAQGIEVFAADHRGHGETAGTLNRLGYLADKNGFDRVMLDQKELTDEIRRRLHGMPVFLFAHSFGSFIGQYYIENHGNLLSGCVLCGTRGPDPVMTILGKFAADCVCAANGRKKPSPLLTQLSFGTYNAKIDAPSSPNAWLSRDEKEVEKYDASPWTGFTCTAGFFQDLTSGLLKIHKQANLDRIPRDLPVFLIAGDHDPVGGYGKTVEKLCSMYRNRGIAAEIKLYPGARHELLNETCRDEVSSDIRGWIDQILSSTAAPAGSR; encoded by the coding sequence ATGACCGCAGAAACCTTTTTTCTTACAGCATCGGACGGAGAAAAAATCGCCGTGCATCGCTGGGCTCCGGACAAGCCGGTGCGCACGGTCCTTCAGATAAGCCACGGCATGGCCGAATTCGCCATGCGCTACGATCAATTCGCCCGCGAAGCCGCCGCCCAGGGCATCGAGGTATTCGCCGCCGACCACCGCGGACACGGTGAAACGGCGGGAACCCTGAACCGCCTCGGATATCTTGCGGACAAAAACGGCTTCGACCGCGTAATGCTCGATCAAAAAGAGCTTACAGATGAAATACGCCGGCGGCTTCACGGCATGCCTGTGTTTTTATTCGCTCATTCCTTCGGGTCGTTCATCGGACAGTATTATATAGAAAATCATGGAAACCTTCTTTCCGGATGCGTTCTGTGCGGAACACGCGGCCCCGACCCGGTAATGACCATTTTAGGAAAGTTCGCGGCCGATTGCGTTTGCGCGGCGAACGGCAGGAAAAAGCCTTCTCCCTTGCTGACTCAGCTATCGTTCGGAACCTACAATGCTAAAATCGATGCTCCGTCCAGCCCGAACGCCTGGCTTTCCCGCGACGAAAAGGAAGTGGAAAAATACGACGCGTCTCCCTGGACAGGCTTTACCTGCACGGCAGGGTTTTTCCAGGACCTCACCTCAGGCCTTTTAAAAATTCATAAACAGGCTAATCTCGACCGTATTCCTCGAGATCTGCCTGTTTTTCTCATTGCGGGAGACCATGACCCGGTGGGAGGCTACGGTAAAACAGTAGAAAAACTGTGCAGCATGTACCGGAACCGGGGAATCGCGGCGGAAATCAAGCTCTATCCCGGCGCCCGACATGAATTGCTGAATGAAACATGCAGGGACGAGGTTTCATCCGATATCAGGGGATGGATAGATCAGATTCTTTCGTCGACAGCCGCACCTGCCGGCTCCCGTTGA
- a CDS encoding class I SAM-dependent RNA methyltransferase gives MIIIAEKMVAGGSCLAKIDGKAVFVPGLLPGERADIEIIRDKKDYAFARVLELIEASEHRITAECPLFGRCGGCSLQMADYGYQLELKKKMLEDIFQRAGVTTAEPIEVVSGDPFGYRSRFQFHRMTAGVGLKESDSDTPVMLADCPIAARPIREGLKDGTIAKRAAERNSETRFHVFSDGDALWQEDADEDCEVTLCGRKIGFDVRGFFQSNLPVFQKLACRLNEDFCRWGTPEDGSFLDFYAGVGTFSVLLSDHFSSCTLVEHNKRALHQAKKNLEPYSGKSRFCSCSDDAWPSRAESRKQYDSALIDPPRQGMSKTALQWFASSKIPVLRYVSCDPVTLARDASRLQEAGYRLIETTLYDFYPHTAHMEACGIFIR, from the coding sequence ATGATTATTATAGCAGAAAAAATGGTCGCCGGGGGATCCTGCCTCGCAAAAATAGACGGCAAGGCTGTATTCGTACCCGGCCTTCTCCCCGGAGAACGAGCCGATATCGAAATAATCCGCGATAAAAAGGATTACGCCTTTGCCCGCGTGCTTGAGTTGATCGAAGCTTCAGAGCATAGAATTACGGCGGAATGCCCCCTCTTCGGCCGATGCGGCGGATGCAGTCTTCAGATGGCCGATTACGGATACCAGCTTGAACTGAAAAAAAAGATGCTTGAAGACATCTTTCAGCGTGCGGGAGTTACAACAGCCGAACCGATAGAAGTCGTATCCGGAGATCCGTTCGGATACCGTTCCCGCTTTCAGTTTCACCGAATGACTGCCGGAGTCGGGTTGAAGGAATCCGATTCGGATACGCCCGTCATGCTTGCCGACTGCCCGATCGCCGCAAGACCGATCCGAGAAGGGCTGAAAGACGGAACTATCGCGAAAAGAGCCGCCGAACGGAACAGCGAAACGCGCTTTCACGTGTTTTCAGACGGAGACGCCCTTTGGCAGGAAGATGCAGACGAAGACTGCGAGGTAACGCTGTGCGGCCGGAAAATCGGCTTCGACGTCAGGGGATTTTTTCAATCCAATCTGCCTGTTTTCCAGAAGCTGGCCTGCCGGCTTAACGAGGATTTTTGCCGCTGGGGCACCCCCGAGGACGGATCGTTCCTGGATTTCTACGCGGGGGTGGGAACCTTTTCGGTTCTGTTATCGGATCATTTTTCATCCTGCACGCTGGTCGAACACAACAAACGCGCGCTGCATCAAGCGAAAAAAAACCTCGAGCCCTATAGCGGCAAATCTCGGTTCTGCTCCTGTTCGGACGATGCGTGGCCTTCGCGCGCGGAGTCCCGAAAACAATACGATTCTGCGCTTATCGATCCTCCGCGCCAGGGAATGTCGAAAACCGCGCTGCAGTGGTTCGCGTCTTCCAAAATTCCGGTTCTCCGCTATGTTTCCTGCGATCCGGTCACCCTTGCCAGAGACGCCTCTCGTTTGCAGGAAGCCGGATATCGCCTTATCGAAACGACGCTCTACGATTTTTATCCCCACACCGCCCATATGGAGGCATGCGGAATTTTCATCAGATGA
- a CDS encoding outer membrane protein assembly factor BamB family protein, which yields MSKIPFVFGICLVGMTTSLFCVDEARTDPSPRIDSSWTRVLAGDAAAGPVPFGDRCFIVTDDRSVAALDVDGRFLWSRGISGRPAPFIGVSPEGLILAFSEPGTITAVSQDGYLLWRMKRSKLPSGAPVFAPDGRIYIVYADEILCLSSVGRIKWAADLPEDAAGHRSRILSQDGSGNLLVCGDAKDVIRVSPFGEIVERVAASSLSDSPLSIAGLLPNPGGYYAYSSDGRIVCFDVRDTRAPNAQPTEAIWEIRESASVSAWNAIESALVLLCEDGSLSARNSTDGALLWRGGTGGPVLEPAVVDVSRDQITVIHSGTASSWSFTGSSAYRKKTVASIREPAMTSSGFAYLSRTDSIIDGVRLENRIGTEKKHRKTQRYAILVSEENPWIGLFPAQNGAETTLFSRITADLSEYGPSTREPRYARELVRILENPASLSSNRQRAAALLGQLGSLEYRAFLLEYAYKNKDPFVMEGILAGLTECGPDFDGSVLEALRYMSGEGHSGNESLQLALCDALYSVIRYTGGSVAYNGTQMLASFAVAPYSDRISNRARFLLARLLD from the coding sequence ATGAGTAAAATCCCGTTCGTTTTCGGCATATGCCTTGTCGGAATGACCACATCCCTCTTTTGCGTCGACGAGGCGCGCACCGATCCGTCTCCCCGCATCGATTCCTCCTGGACCCGGGTCCTGGCCGGCGACGCAGCGGCGGGGCCGGTTCCGTTCGGAGACCGGTGCTTCATCGTTACCGACGATCGCTCGGTCGCGGCGCTGGACGTCGACGGGCGGTTTCTGTGGAGCCGCGGAATATCTGGACGCCCTGCCCCATTTATAGGTGTGTCGCCTGAAGGTTTGATTCTGGCGTTTTCCGAGCCGGGAACGATCACTGCAGTGAGCCAGGACGGATATCTGTTATGGAGGATGAAACGGAGCAAGCTTCCCTCCGGCGCTCCGGTGTTCGCTCCAGACGGGCGAATCTATATCGTGTATGCCGATGAGATTCTCTGTCTTTCTTCCGTCGGGCGAATCAAATGGGCCGCGGATCTCCCTGAAGACGCGGCGGGCCATCGTTCAAGAATCCTGTCGCAGGACGGATCGGGCAATCTGTTGGTATGCGGGGACGCAAAGGATGTGATTCGCGTTTCGCCGTTCGGCGAAATAGTGGAACGCGTCGCAGCTTCAAGTTTGAGCGATTCTCCGCTTTCAATCGCAGGACTTCTTCCCAATCCGGGCGGATACTACGCATATTCAAGCGACGGCAGGATCGTCTGTTTCGACGTCCGGGATACTCGCGCACCGAACGCCCAGCCGACGGAAGCAATCTGGGAAATTCGGGAATCCGCTTCCGTTTCGGCGTGGAATGCCATAGAGTCCGCCCTCGTTCTTCTCTGCGAGGACGGCTCCCTGTCCGCAAGAAACTCGACCGACGGCGCCCTTCTGTGGCGCGGCGGCACGGGAGGCCCTGTTCTGGAACCGGCAGTCGTCGATGTGAGCCGGGATCAAATAACGGTGATACACAGCGGGACCGCAAGTTCATGGTCTTTTACAGGTTCTTCGGCATACCGGAAAAAAACCGTCGCGTCGATCCGCGAACCGGCCATGACGTCTTCGGGTTTTGCCTACCTGTCGAGAACGGACAGCATTATCGACGGAGTCCGTCTTGAAAACAGGATCGGAACTGAAAAAAAACACCGGAAAACCCAAAGATACGCTATACTGGTTTCTGAGGAAAATCCCTGGATCGGCCTTTTCCCGGCCCAGAACGGCGCGGAAACAACGCTTTTCTCCCGGATTACGGCGGATTTGTCGGAATACGGGCCGAGCACCAGAGAACCCAGATACGCGCGCGAACTGGTTCGGATTCTTGAGAACCCGGCAAGCCTGAGTTCAAACAGGCAGCGGGCTGCGGCTCTCCTCGGACAGCTCGGTTCCCTCGAATATCGGGCATTCCTTCTCGAATATGCCTATAAAAACAAGGATCCCTTCGTAATGGAAGGCATCCTTGCGGGGTTAACGGAGTGCGGGCCCGATTTCGACGGCTCGGTGCTGGAGGCTCTGCGCTATATGTCCGGCGAGGGGCATTCGGGAAATGAATCGCTCCAGCTCGCCTTGTGCGACGCGTTGTACAGCGTTATCCGCTATACCGGCGGATCGGTAGCTTACAACGGCACTCAGATGCTCGCGTCTTTCGCAGTCGCTCCCTACAGCGATCGCATATCGAATCGAGCGCGATTTTTGCTCGCGCGGTTATTGGATTAA